The proteins below come from a single Dermatophilaceae bacterium Soc4.6 genomic window:
- a CDS encoding AI-2E family transporter, producing MPSTSPSPVPGPVRAASEWAWRGLVIAVAVVAVAYVLGTLSQVTVPLAVATLLTALLGTVHRWLCRFMKRGPAAGLTLLATLLVIAGLVTLVSSQISGGFGDMASQAAGGLTQIRDWVRSTFHVTDTQFDAYVEQLKSSLQSSADLRSYAAKAGVTATHVVAGLFISLFTLFFFLYQGPSIWAWVVRLFPRRARSRIDSSGHVAWGQLTAYTHATVLVAAVDAVGITIGALGLRVPFPLAIGVLVFLLSFVPIVGALLSGGVAVLLALVAQGPVTALIMLGVVIGVQQLESHVLQPFIMGRSVKIHPLAVILAIATGSIVGGLVGTLLAVPVAAVVNAVGTHLLSTPEPEGAVAEAG from the coding sequence ATGCCGTCGACGAGCCCCTCCCCCGTGCCCGGACCCGTGCGAGCAGCGAGTGAGTGGGCCTGGCGCGGCCTGGTCATCGCGGTGGCGGTCGTCGCCGTGGCCTACGTGCTGGGGACCCTCTCCCAGGTGACCGTCCCGCTCGCCGTCGCGACCCTGCTGACGGCGCTGCTCGGCACCGTGCACCGCTGGCTCTGCCGCTTCATGAAGCGCGGGCCGGCCGCGGGGCTGACCCTGCTCGCCACCCTCTTGGTCATCGCCGGGCTGGTGACGCTGGTCAGCAGCCAGATCAGCGGCGGCTTCGGCGACATGGCCTCTCAGGCGGCGGGCGGACTGACCCAGATCCGCGACTGGGTGCGCAGCACCTTCCACGTCACCGACACGCAGTTCGACGCCTACGTCGAGCAGCTCAAGTCGTCGCTCCAGAGCAGCGCCGACCTGCGCTCGTACGCCGCGAAGGCCGGGGTCACGGCCACGCACGTCGTGGCGGGGCTCTTCATCAGCCTCTTCACCCTCTTCTTCTTCCTCTACCAGGGGCCGTCGATCTGGGCCTGGGTCGTGCGCCTCTTCCCCCGTCGGGCGCGGAGCCGGATCGACTCGTCGGGGCACGTCGCGTGGGGCCAGCTCACCGCCTACACCCACGCCACCGTGCTGGTCGCGGCGGTCGACGCGGTCGGCATCACCATCGGCGCCCTCGGGCTGCGGGTGCCCTTCCCCCTCGCCATCGGGGTCCTGGTCTTCCTGCTGTCCTTCGTGCCCATCGTCGGTGCCCTGCTGAGCGGCGGCGTCGCCGTGCTGCTGGCCCTCGTGGCGCAGGGCCCGGTGACCGCCCTGATCATGCTGGGCGTCGTCATCGGGGTGCAGCAGCTGGAGTCGCACGTGCTCCAGCCCTTCATCATGGGCCGCTCGGTCAAGATCCACCCGCTGGCCGTCATCCTGGCCATCGCGACCGGCTCGATCGTGGGGGGCCTGGTCGGCACCCTGCTCGCCGTGCCCGTCGCCGCCGTGGTCAACGCGGTCGGCACCCACCTGCTGTCGACCCCGGAGCCCGAGGGCGCGGTCGCGGAGGCGGGTTGA
- a CDS encoding GNAT family protein, with the protein MRRWPATLASQDGLRPAIVLRPLTRRDRRSWDAVRRVNAEHVGQWEPTMPDGEPLRMTFRQYVRSLDREGRAGRMYPFAIEVDGHLAGQMHLFGIVDGSLLSGAAGYWVARRFGGSGVATRALAMVCDFAFGAAGLHRVEVNIRPENAASLRVVEHLRFRDEGVRRHYLHINGEWRDHRTFALTREDLDTATAIRRWAGASEAGPPGGSDAVQPESSARHD; encoded by the coding sequence GTGAGGCGGTGGCCCGCGACGCTCGCCAGCCAGGACGGGCTGCGGCCGGCGATCGTGCTGCGCCCGCTGACCCGGCGTGACCGTCGGTCGTGGGATGCGGTGCGCCGGGTCAACGCCGAGCACGTGGGGCAGTGGGAGCCGACGATGCCCGACGGCGAGCCGCTGCGGATGACCTTCCGGCAGTATGTGCGCAGCCTCGACCGCGAGGGCCGGGCCGGGCGGATGTACCCCTTCGCCATCGAGGTCGACGGTCACCTCGCCGGGCAGATGCACCTCTTCGGCATCGTCGACGGGTCGCTGCTGTCGGGGGCGGCGGGCTACTGGGTCGCGCGCCGGTTCGGGGGCTCCGGGGTGGCGACCCGGGCACTGGCGATGGTCTGCGACTTCGCCTTCGGCGCCGCCGGCCTGCACCGGGTCGAGGTCAACATCCGGCCCGAGAACGCCGCGTCGCTGCGGGTCGTCGAGCACCTGCGCTTCCGCGACGAGGGCGTGCGCCGGCACTACCTGCACATCAACGGCGAGTGGCGCGACCACCGCACCTTCGCCCTGACCCGTGAGGACCTCGACACCGCGACGGCGATCCGCCGGTGGGCGGGAGCCTCCGAGGCCGGCCCCCCGGGTGGCTCGGACGCTGTGCAGCCCGAGTCGTCTGCGCGCCACGACTGA
- a CDS encoding MogA/MoaB family molybdenum cofactor biosynthesis protein, with product MSSAPYDAVVVVASNRASAGVYEDRTGPLIVAALRGWGYAVPDPVVVPDGEPVAQALAAAVAGHPAVVVTTGGTGISPTDATPEMTRRIIEREVPGVAEAIRAAGVAKGVPTAVLSRGLAGTVGTTFVVNLPGSTGGVKDALAVLEPILGHAVDQLRGGDHR from the coding sequence GTGAGCAGCGCTCCCTACGACGCCGTGGTGGTCGTGGCCTCGAACCGCGCCTCCGCGGGCGTCTACGAGGACCGCACCGGCCCCCTGATCGTCGCGGCGCTGCGCGGCTGGGGGTATGCCGTGCCCGACCCCGTCGTCGTGCCCGACGGTGAGCCGGTGGCCCAGGCCCTCGCGGCCGCGGTGGCGGGGCACCCGGCCGTCGTGGTGACCACCGGCGGCACCGGCATCTCGCCGACCGACGCGACCCCCGAGATGACCCGTCGCATCATCGAGCGCGAGGTGCCCGGGGTCGCCGAGGCGATCCGGGCGGCCGGGGTGGCGAAGGGGGTGCCGACGGCGGTGCTGTCGCGCGGCCTGGCCGGCACCGTGGGCACCACGTTCGTGGTCAACCTGCCCGGCTCCACCGGGGGCGTCAAGGACGCTCTCGCGGTGCTCGAGCCCATCCTCGGTCACGCCGTCGACCAGCTGCGCGGCGGCGACCACCGGTGA
- the moaC gene encoding cyclic pyranopterin monophosphate synthase MoaC codes for MVDVSAKAVTAREASAAGRVLLSPAAVAALRAGNVPKGDALAVARIAGIQAAKRTPELIPLAHPIAVHGVSVDLSVTDEGVDIVATVRTADRTGIEMEALTAVSVAALALVDMVKAVDKHSRITDVRVTAKSGGRSGDWREEGS; via the coding sequence ATGGTCGACGTCAGCGCCAAGGCGGTCACCGCCCGCGAGGCGTCGGCGGCCGGCCGGGTGCTGCTGTCGCCGGCGGCGGTCGCCGCACTGCGGGCCGGCAACGTGCCCAAGGGTGACGCCCTCGCCGTCGCCCGCATCGCCGGCATCCAGGCGGCCAAGCGCACCCCCGAGCTGATCCCGCTGGCCCACCCCATCGCCGTCCACGGCGTGAGTGTCGACCTGAGCGTCACCGACGAGGGTGTCGACATCGTCGCCACCGTGCGCACGGCCGACCGCACCGGCATCGAGATGGAGGCCCTCACCGCGGTGAGCGTCGCCGCGCTCGCGCTGGTGGACATGGTCAAGGCGGTCGACAAGCACTCGCGCATCACCGACGTGCGGGTCACCGCCAAGTCCGGTGGGCGCAGCGGTGACTGGCGTGAGGAGGGGTCGTGA
- the glp gene encoding gephyrin-like molybdotransferase Glp, with translation MRSVAEHLATVLAAVRPGEPVRVPIEACLGLVLAEDLVSRVDLPGFDNSAMDGYAVRAADVASAHPDDPASRVSLPVVGEVPAGGVADREVGPGEAVRIMTGAMMPAGADTVVKVEDTDGGTVTVEIRASAPVGLSIRPVGEDVRAGAIVLHAGEVLDARRVALAAATGHGDVLVHPRLRVAVVSTGAELVPPGQPLAPGQIHDSNSHMLAAAVVEAGCTVAERLSVDDDAALVLATVDRLAGEVDAIVTSGGVSMGAYDVVKESLRARGDVEFLGVAMQPGKPQGFGLLGERRVPIFTLPGNPVSSYVSFEVFVRPALRTMMGLSPATRPVLTARLSHDLRSPAGRTQIARAVATRTADGWEADPVQGQGSHFVGDLSRANAFVIVPAPVSRLQAGDEVDLWLLGGDEGRIGAW, from the coding sequence ATGCGCTCGGTCGCGGAGCACCTGGCCACCGTGCTCGCCGCGGTGCGCCCGGGTGAGCCGGTGCGCGTGCCCATCGAGGCCTGCCTCGGCCTCGTGCTCGCCGAGGACCTCGTCTCGCGGGTCGACCTGCCCGGCTTCGACAACTCCGCCATGGACGGGTATGCCGTGCGCGCCGCCGACGTCGCGTCGGCCCACCCCGACGACCCGGCCAGCCGCGTCTCCCTGCCGGTGGTGGGTGAGGTGCCGGCCGGCGGGGTGGCCGACCGCGAGGTCGGGCCCGGCGAGGCCGTGCGCATCATGACCGGCGCGATGATGCCGGCCGGGGCCGACACGGTCGTGAAGGTCGAGGACACCGACGGTGGCACCGTGACGGTCGAGATCCGCGCGTCGGCGCCGGTGGGGCTCTCCATCCGCCCGGTGGGTGAGGACGTGCGGGCGGGCGCCATCGTGCTGCACGCCGGGGAGGTGCTCGACGCGCGCCGGGTCGCCCTGGCGGCGGCCACCGGTCACGGCGACGTGCTCGTCCACCCCCGCCTGCGGGTTGCCGTCGTCTCGACGGGGGCCGAGCTGGTGCCCCCGGGGCAGCCGCTCGCCCCGGGCCAGATCCACGACTCCAACTCGCACATGCTCGCTGCCGCGGTGGTGGAGGCCGGGTGCACTGTCGCCGAGCGCCTCAGCGTGGACGACGACGCGGCCCTGGTGCTCGCCACGGTCGACCGGCTCGCAGGCGAGGTCGACGCCATCGTCACCAGCGGCGGCGTGAGCATGGGCGCCTACGACGTCGTCAAGGAGTCGCTGCGCGCCCGCGGCGACGTCGAGTTCCTCGGCGTGGCGATGCAGCCGGGCAAGCCGCAGGGCTTCGGCCTCCTGGGCGAGCGCCGGGTCCCGATCTTCACGCTGCCGGGCAACCCCGTCTCGTCCTACGTCTCCTTCGAGGTCTTCGTGCGCCCCGCGCTGCGCACGATGATGGGGCTCTCGCCGGCGACCCGCCCGGTGCTGACGGCGCGGCTCAGCCACGACCTGCGCTCGCCGGCCGGGCGCACCCAGATCGCCCGCGCGGTCGCGACCCGCACCGCCGACGGCTGGGAGGCCGACCCCGTGCAGGGTCAGGGGTCGCACTTCGTGGGCGACCTGTCGCGGGCCAACGCCTTCGTGATCGTGCCGGCGCCGGTGAGCCGGCTGCAGGCCGGGGACGAGGTCGACCTGTGGCTGCTCGGCGGCGACGAGGGCAGGATCGGCGCGTGGTGA
- a CDS encoding UTP--glucose-1-phosphate uridylyltransferase: MSAEGLADATTRMREHGEDDLAVRAFEASYVRLEEILTTGAGGVIPEDTIDPLTDVPALADVADVADDDDLARALGLVAIVKLNGGLGTSMGITGPKSALEVKDGLSFLDVICRQVLALRAQHGVDLPLVLMNSFRTREASLEILARYPDLAVDGLPLDFVQSAEPKLRSDDLSPVDHPADPELEWCPPGHGDVYVSLKSSGLLKTLLDKGFRYVFLSNADNLGATCDPRIAAWLLANDIPYVAEVCERTVNDRKGGHLAVRKSDGQLVLRDSAMVKEGEDEFFQDNTRHTTFHANNLWVDLRAVDRLLAQSEEHGEVGLGLPVIVNRKTVDPSDPDSTPVIQIETAMGAAVERIEGARALFVPRTRFRPVKTTNELLLVRSDIFELAADSTVVSVIHHAEPYVDLGRAYKLVPGFEKRFAHGVPSLRAATSFVVTGDVHFGAHVVAVGDVVVDGARTPQVADGTTLGA, encoded by the coding sequence ATGAGTGCTGAGGGTCTGGCCGATGCGACGACGCGGATGCGGGAGCACGGGGAAGACGATCTCGCGGTGCGGGCCTTCGAGGCGAGCTATGTGAGGCTCGAGGAGATCCTCACGACCGGGGCGGGCGGGGTGATCCCCGAGGACACCATCGACCCGCTGACCGACGTGCCCGCGCTCGCCGACGTGGCCGACGTGGCCGACGACGACGACCTCGCGCGGGCGCTGGGCCTGGTCGCCATCGTCAAGCTCAACGGCGGCCTCGGCACCTCGATGGGCATCACCGGCCCCAAGTCGGCCCTCGAGGTCAAGGACGGGCTGAGCTTTCTCGACGTGATCTGCCGGCAGGTGCTGGCCTTGCGCGCGCAGCACGGGGTCGACCTCCCACTGGTGCTGATGAACTCCTTCCGCACGCGCGAGGCCTCCCTCGAGATCCTCGCGCGCTACCCCGACCTCGCTGTCGACGGCCTGCCGCTCGACTTCGTGCAGAGCGCCGAGCCCAAGCTGCGCTCCGACGACCTCTCGCCGGTCGACCACCCCGCCGACCCCGAGCTCGAGTGGTGCCCGCCGGGGCACGGCGACGTCTACGTCTCCCTCAAGAGCTCAGGGCTGCTGAAGACGTTGCTGGACAAGGGTTTCCGTTACGTCTTCCTCTCCAACGCCGACAACCTCGGCGCCACCTGCGACCCGCGGATCGCGGCCTGGCTGCTCGCCAACGACATCCCCTACGTCGCCGAGGTCTGCGAGCGCACGGTCAACGACCGCAAGGGCGGCCACCTCGCGGTCCGCAAGAGCGACGGCCAGCTGGTGCTGCGCGACAGCGCGATGGTCAAGGAGGGCGAGGACGAGTTCTTCCAGGACAACACCCGTCACACGACCTTCCACGCCAACAACCTGTGGGTGGACCTGCGGGCCGTCGACCGGCTGCTCGCTCAGAGCGAGGAGCACGGCGAGGTCGGTCTGGGGCTGCCCGTCATCGTCAACCGCAAGACGGTCGACCCCAGCGACCCCGACTCCACCCCCGTCATCCAGATCGAGACGGCGATGGGCGCCGCGGTCGAGCGCATCGAGGGGGCGCGGGCGCTCTTCGTGCCGCGCACCCGCTTCCGTCCGGTCAAGACGACCAACGAGCTGCTCCTCGTGCGCTCCGACATCTTCGAGCTCGCCGCCGACTCCACGGTCGTCAGCGTGATCCACCACGCCGAGCCCTACGTCGACCTCGGCCGGGCCTACAAGCTCGTGCCGGGCTTCGAGAAGCGCTTCGCCCACGGGGTGCCGTCCCTGCGGGCCGCGACGTCCTTCGTGGTCACGGGCGACGTGCACTTCGGCGCCCACGTCGTGGCCGTCGGTGACGTGGTGGTCGACGGGGCCCGGACCCCGCAGGTCGCTGACGGCACGACCCTGGGCGCCTGA
- a CDS encoding 5-formyltetrahydrofolate cyclo-ligase — protein MGVADEAEQVAADKSVVRRTARGRRRELVSTRDLVADAEALAGHVVGLVARHGAGRVGRVAAYESYGVEPPTERLVAALAAVGHEVILPRLLEDRSLQWCDLDGHLLGADALATAVVVVTPGLAVDRVGTRLGQGGGSYDRALVHRRPGALVVTLLHDGELRAPGELLPASPLDRPVDGVVTADGGFVTLRPTPPLDSRVLV, from the coding sequence GTGGGCGTGGCGGACGAGGCCGAGCAGGTGGCGGCGGACAAGAGCGTGGTCCGTCGCACGGCGCGGGGGCGCCGACGCGAGCTGGTGTCGACCCGCGACCTCGTCGCCGACGCCGAGGCGCTGGCCGGGCACGTCGTGGGACTGGTGGCGCGGCATGGGGCAGGTCGGGTGGGGCGCGTCGCGGCCTACGAGTCGTACGGGGTCGAGCCGCCCACCGAGCGCCTCGTCGCGGCGCTCGCGGCCGTGGGGCACGAGGTGATCCTGCCCCGGCTGCTGGAGGACCGCTCGCTCCAGTGGTGCGACCTCGACGGACACCTGCTGGGGGCCGACGCCCTGGCCACCGCGGTGGTGGTCGTGACCCCCGGGCTGGCCGTCGACCGGGTCGGGACACGCCTCGGGCAGGGTGGCGGCTCCTACGACCGGGCCCTGGTCCACCGGCGGCCCGGAGCCCTGGTCGTCACCCTGCTGCACGACGGCGAGCTGCGAGCGCCCGGCGAACTGCTGCCGGCGTCGCCGCTCGACCGGCCCGTCGACGGCGTGGTCACCGCCGACGGCGGCTTCGTCACCCTGAGGCCCACCCCACCCCTCGACTCACGCGTGCTGGTCTGA
- a CDS encoding penicillin acylase family protein, which translates to MATLLVIVVALAAVAGTAIVRQSFPQTRGEIELNGLGARVSVLRDAQGTPQIYADSTDDLFRAQGFVAAQDRFFEMDYRRHVTAGRLSELVGSAGLPADRVVRTLGWRTVAEAELPGLAPSTRAYLNAYADGVNDYIARAGGSNANMALEYVVLGQQIKDYTVERWTAVDSLTWLKAMAWDLRSNYDDELARARLGTTYSQAQLKVIYPDYAAAGHDPILSGADWAPATTAAGSAVPQALRRATTTATTTAPAAYGQVAPSVYAGVQQALDAVPTLLGHGEGIGSNSWVVSGEHTTTGKPLLANDPHLATSLPGVWYQTGLHCRVVTATCPFDVSGFSFAGLPGIVIGHNGSIAWGFTNLGPDVSDFYLEKVTDGTYLRDGKQVPLETTMETIKVAGGADVPLTVRRTVHGPIISDVIDSAAQVGRRALVRLAPQQDTYAVSLAWTGLVPSTTADAIFALDRATDFTQFRAAAKLFAVPSQNLVYADTAGHIGYQAPGLVPVRSTSVPNTVPGYWPAPGWDSSYDWRGYVPFDRLPWSYDPTEGFIVTANQQVTAARGGPFLTTDWDLGFRSQRIKDLLQARLRGGGKVSPDDMRSIQLDTRNDFAPTLVKALLSVDLLSHAGEEPGVDNTSNEQFAQQAQALLADWDFTEPADRSKAGVRASYFNAVWVRLLQYTFNDELPDGIQAAGGSRWMVAVTTLLDQPNNPWWDDKQTPGVVEGRDEILKKALIGARLDLTRHLGKDPVTWSWGSLHEVTLTHPVLGGPTVPAFVRSVFNRGPIGLPGGTSIVNANSYNAAARAPGAAPTDISGSTFKVTSAPSMRMVVDLGDLDASTWVNQTGNSGHPYDAHYIDQADTWASGGSYAWPSTRAAVERAAEETLTLVPSGHLQGG; encoded by the coding sequence GTGGCCACCCTCCTCGTCATCGTGGTCGCGCTCGCTGCGGTGGCCGGCACCGCGATCGTGCGGCAGTCGTTCCCCCAGACGCGCGGCGAGATCGAGCTCAACGGGCTGGGGGCGCGGGTCAGCGTGCTGCGTGACGCGCAGGGCACCCCGCAGATCTACGCCGACTCGACCGACGACCTCTTCCGGGCGCAGGGCTTCGTCGCGGCGCAGGACCGCTTCTTCGAGATGGACTACCGCCGGCACGTCACGGCGGGCCGGCTCTCCGAGCTCGTCGGGTCGGCGGGCCTGCCGGCCGACCGGGTGGTGCGCACCCTCGGGTGGCGCACGGTCGCCGAGGCCGAGCTGCCCGGTCTGGCACCCAGCACCCGCGCCTACCTCAACGCCTACGCCGACGGGGTCAACGACTACATCGCCCGCGCGGGGGGCTCCAACGCCAACATGGCGCTGGAGTACGTCGTGCTGGGCCAGCAGATCAAGGACTACACCGTCGAGCGGTGGACCGCCGTCGACTCCCTGACCTGGCTCAAGGCGATGGCCTGGGACCTGCGCAGCAACTACGACGACGAGCTCGCCCGCGCGCGCCTCGGCACGACCTACTCCCAGGCCCAGCTGAAGGTCATCTACCCCGACTACGCGGCCGCGGGCCACGACCCGATCCTCTCCGGCGCCGACTGGGCCCCCGCCACGACCGCGGCGGGTTCGGCGGTGCCGCAGGCCCTGCGCCGGGCGACCACGACCGCGACGACGACCGCCCCCGCGGCCTACGGGCAGGTGGCGCCCAGCGTGTATGCCGGGGTGCAGCAGGCGCTCGACGCCGTGCCCACCCTGCTCGGTCACGGTGAGGGCATCGGCTCGAACTCGTGGGTCGTCAGCGGCGAGCACACGACCACGGGCAAGCCGCTGCTGGCCAACGACCCGCATCTCGCGACCTCTCTTCCCGGGGTCTGGTACCAGACCGGTCTGCACTGCCGCGTGGTGACGGCGACCTGCCCCTTCGACGTCTCGGGCTTCTCCTTCGCCGGTCTGCCGGGCATCGTGATCGGGCACAACGGCTCCATCGCCTGGGGATTCACCAACCTCGGCCCGGACGTCTCCGACTTCTACCTCGAGAAGGTCACCGACGGCACCTACCTGCGCGACGGCAAGCAGGTGCCGCTCGAGACCACGATGGAGACGATCAAGGTCGCCGGTGGCGCCGACGTGCCGCTCACCGTGCGGCGCACGGTGCACGGCCCGATCATCAGCGACGTCATCGACTCGGCGGCGCAGGTCGGGCGTCGGGCGCTGGTGCGCCTCGCCCCCCAGCAGGACACGTACGCCGTGTCGCTCGCCTGGACGGGGCTGGTGCCGTCCACCACAGCCGACGCGATCTTCGCCCTCGACCGCGCGACCGACTTCACGCAGTTCCGCGCTGCGGCAAAGCTCTTCGCCGTGCCGTCACAGAATCTCGTCTACGCCGACACGGCCGGGCACATCGGCTACCAGGCTCCCGGTCTCGTGCCCGTGCGGTCGACCTCGGTGCCCAACACCGTGCCGGGCTACTGGCCGGCGCCCGGGTGGGACAGCTCCTACGACTGGCGTGGCTACGTGCCCTTCGACCGGCTGCCGTGGTCCTACGACCCGACCGAGGGCTTCATCGTCACCGCCAACCAGCAGGTGACCGCAGCGCGCGGGGGGCCGTTCCTCACCACCGACTGGGACCTCGGCTTCCGCTCGCAGCGCATCAAGGACCTGCTCCAGGCCCGGCTCCGAGGCGGCGGCAAGGTCTCGCCCGACGACATGCGCTCGATCCAGCTCGACACCCGCAACGACTTCGCCCCGACGCTGGTCAAGGCGCTGCTGTCGGTCGACCTGCTGAGCCATGCCGGCGAGGAGCCCGGGGTCGACAACACCTCCAACGAGCAGTTCGCCCAGCAGGCCCAGGCGCTGCTCGCCGACTGGGACTTCACCGAGCCGGCCGACCGCAGCAAGGCGGGCGTGCGGGCGTCGTACTTCAACGCCGTCTGGGTGCGCCTGCTGCAGTACACCTTCAACGACGAGCTGCCCGACGGCATCCAGGCCGCTGGCGGGTCGCGCTGGATGGTCGCGGTCACCACGCTCCTCGACCAGCCCAACAACCCCTGGTGGGACGACAAGCAGACCCCGGGGGTCGTCGAGGGGCGCGACGAGATCCTCAAGAAGGCGCTCATCGGCGCGCGGCTCGACCTGACCCGGCACCTGGGCAAGGACCCCGTCACCTGGTCGTGGGGCTCGTTGCACGAGGTCACCCTGACCCACCCGGTGCTGGGTGGCCCGACGGTGCCGGCCTTCGTGCGCTCGGTCTTCAACCGAGGCCCCATCGGCCTGCCCGGCGGCACCTCGATCGTCAACGCCAACAGCTACAACGCGGCCGCCCGGGCCCCCGGCGCGGCCCCCACCGACATCAGCGGCTCCACCTTCAAGGTCACGAGTGCCCCGTCGATGCGGATGGTCGTCGACCTCGGTGACCTCGACGCCTCCACCTGGGTCAACCAGACCGGCAACAGCGGCCACCCCTACGACGCGCACTACATCGACCAGGCCGACACCTGGGCTTCTGGCGGCAGCTATGCCTGGCCGTCGACCCGGGCTGCGGTCGAGCGGGCGGCGGAGGAGACCCTCACCCTCGTGCCGAGCGGGCACCTGCAGGGGGGCTGA
- a CDS encoding potassium/proton antiporter — protein sequence MTDLIPLALPVALQGALPGALPAALPGAYGPPDLTRSLLLGSIVLLVAVVAVRLSLRSGVPALLLFLGIGLAIGEGGLGNRFDNRSLTQVLGYAALILILAEGGLTTRWSGIRRSVAPAAVLSTVGVVVSVAVVGVAARYLLHLDWTVALLVGAILTSTDAAAVFSVLRTVPLPRRLTGLLEAESGFNDAPVVILVVTLATASVPGATPLPWWLVVLEAVGELLGGAAVGLLLGRLGGLFLRRAAGASSGLFSIGVIALSVLAYAVADSAHTSGFIAAYLSALVLGNMGLPHGPAVHAFSSAIGSVAQIGLFVLLGLLASPGRLVERIPTALVVGLVLLLVARPLSVVVSLTPFRIGWRDQVFFSWAGLRGAVPVVLATVPTTLGTPGTEWVFDLVFVLVVIFTLVQAPTLPWVARRLGLVESVQQRALHVETTPLEQMGADIVQVTVGERSRIHGVEVFELRLPAGATVTLIVRDGVGLAPTPRTALRHGDQLLIVATASARAAAEARVRAVDRAGRLAGWAEPPGS from the coding sequence GTGACCGACCTGATCCCGCTCGCGCTCCCGGTCGCGCTCCAGGGCGCGCTGCCGGGCGCGCTGCCGGCCGCGCTCCCCGGGGCGTACGGTCCCCCCGACCTGACCCGGTCGCTGCTGCTCGGCTCGATCGTGCTGCTGGTGGCGGTCGTGGCCGTGCGGCTCTCGCTGCGCTCGGGCGTGCCGGCGCTGCTGCTCTTCCTCGGGATCGGGCTGGCGATCGGCGAGGGCGGACTCGGCAACCGCTTCGACAACCGCTCGCTGACCCAGGTGCTGGGCTACGCCGCGCTGATCCTCATCCTGGCCGAGGGTGGCCTGACCACCCGCTGGTCCGGCATCCGCAGGTCGGTGGCGCCGGCGGCGGTGCTCTCGACCGTCGGGGTCGTCGTGTCGGTGGCGGTCGTCGGCGTCGCCGCCCGCTACCTGCTGCACCTCGACTGGACCGTCGCCCTGCTCGTCGGGGCGATCCTGACCTCGACCGACGCGGCCGCCGTCTTCTCGGTGCTGCGCACGGTGCCGTTGCCGCGGCGGCTCACGGGGCTGCTCGAGGCCGAGTCGGGATTCAACGACGCCCCGGTCGTCATCCTCGTGGTGACCCTGGCGACGGCGTCGGTCCCCGGGGCCACCCCCCTGCCGTGGTGGCTCGTCGTGCTCGAGGCGGTTGGTGAGCTGCTCGGCGGGGCCGCGGTCGGCCTGCTCCTGGGCCGGCTGGGCGGCCTGTTCCTGCGCCGCGCAGCCGGCGCGTCCTCGGGCCTGTTCTCGATCGGGGTCATCGCCCTGTCGGTCCTCGCGTATGCCGTCGCCGACTCCGCGCACACGAGCGGCTTCATCGCCGCCTACCTCTCGGCCCTCGTGCTCGGCAACATGGGTCTGCCGCACGGCCCCGCCGTGCACGCCTTCTCGTCGGCGATCGGGTCGGTCGCCCAGATCGGCCTCTTCGTGCTGCTCGGGCTGCTGGCGTCGCCCGGTCGGCTGGTGGAGCGCATCCCGACCGCACTGGTCGTCGGCCTCGTGCTGCTGCTGGTCGCCCGCCCCCTGTCGGTGGTGGTGTCGCTGACGCCCTTCCGCATCGGCTGGCGCGACCAGGTCTTCTTCTCGTGGGCGGGGCTGCGGGGCGCCGTCCCCGTCGTGCTGGCCACGGTGCCGACCACGCTCGGCACGCCCGGCACCGAGTGGGTCTTCGACCTCGTCTTCGTGCTCGTCGTCATCTTCACGCTCGTGCAGGCGCCCACCCTGCCGTGGGTGGCCCGCCGGCTGGGGCTCGTCGAGTCGGTGCAGCAGCGGGCGCTGCACGTGGAGACCACGCCGCTCGAGCAGATGGGGGCCGACATCGTGCAGGTCACGGTCGGGGAGCGGTCGCGGATCCACGGCGTCGAGGTCTTCGAGCTGCGGCTGCCCGCCGGGGCGACCGTCACCCTGATCGTGCGCGACGGCGTCGGCCTGGCGCCCACCCCCCGCACCGCGCTGCGGCACGGCGACCAGCTGCTCATCGTCGCGACCGCGTCGGCGCGGGCGGCCGCCGAGGCCCGGGTGCGGGCCGTCGACCGCGCCGGCCGCCTCGCCGGGTGGGCCGAGCCGCCCGGGTCGTGA
- a CDS encoding FmdB family zinc ribbon protein translates to MPTYAYSCTACAHAFDAVQKFTDDALTACPECGDRLRKVYGSIGVSFKGSGFYRNDSRAASTGSGSGPKGEGKSEGKSDSTSETKTETKTEKKPEKKTETTSASSGSSGSSSSTPAAS, encoded by the coding sequence GTGCCCACCTACGCCTACTCCTGCACCGCCTGCGCTCACGCGTTCGACGCCGTGCAGAAGTTCACCGACGACGCCCTGACCGCGTGCCCCGAGTGCGGTGACCGCCTGCGCAAGGTCTACGGCTCGATCGGCGTGTCCTTCAAGGGCTCGGGCTTCTATCGCAACGACTCCCGCGCGGCGAGCACCGGCTCGGGGAGCGGCCCCAAGGGTGAGGGCAAGAGCGAGGGCAAGAGCGACTCGACGAGCGAGACCAAGACCGAGACGAAGACGGAGAAGAAGCCCGAGAAGAAGACGGAGACCACGAGCGCGTCGTCGGGTTCGTCGGGCTCGTCCAGCAGCACCCCAGCCGCCTCCTGA